The window TTGCTCCCTCTGAATGGGATATGTCCTTGATCATTGTCCAGAGCTCTAATGCATTCTTTCAGAGCAAGTAAGCTTTTGTTTATTTCAGCACCCTCCATCCTGAAAGATGTAACAAGTTTGTGTTCAGAAGAATATTTAAgagattttaatgaattttctttttcaaagttTGTTTTCAATTTGTCATAGATAATCTCTTCTAAGGGTGTCTAACTCCCCCAAACATTTATAAGTTTTGTATCCACGTCTACATACAAATAAGTTTAGAAACCAAACTTAGTAAGTGACAGCTCTGAAATTGATTGGTTATTTCACATTTAAATCCGAATACAAAAACAGAAAATTGGAAACACTTTCTTTTTGTGTTAGATGAGATCACGTTTGAAAACATAGCCTAGTCAAATAGATTCAAATAATTATCGACGGTTTCTCATATGGATCCGGATTCAGATCAATAAACATAAAGTGTTTGCAAATATCGACTAATCCCTAGAGAAGGCTAGCTCAAATCTGGTGCTTTCAAATCAAACTTGTCTTCTTGCCAAAACTACCCAGCTTAGGTTACTTAAAACCAACTAGTTAGCTAGCAGAACTGGTTGTAGGTTGATTTACTAATTGTGCCATATCTACTGGACCTAACCCTACTCACCATTTAAAGAATCTTATAAGTGAACATGTTAGTCTTCCAATGCTAGTTGATCAGAACTATAGAAAATTgttcaataaatttaatgaatcaAACTCATGACAACGTTGAGAGTTGGAATAGGAAACAACAAACAATATCTTtctgaaacaaaaataaatagaaatagaagTTGTACCTTGTTTGTTTATCATTATCAGTAGTGTCTGCACCACGTTCACTTCCAGCAAGAtcaataaatgataattttccAATATTTCGAGGAGGCTTTTTAGCATCATTCCCATCAACTAGTTTCTTGATGGCAAGTTGAAGTATAGCATGAGATCGAGAGGACTCCTCATTTGCACCAGTTGTGCCAGTACTCCTAGTGGAATTTCCTCTCTCGATCAGCTCCTTGATTACTTCTACATCAGATACTCTAAATTCTTGTAAACCCACAATGCAAACTTGTTGTTTTCCATCTTCCCTCATGCAAAGCTTCctgcaacaaaaaaaaattaaatcatatgtTTAAACTAAAAGCAAGTATATGTAAGGCAGCATGTCAAATTGTTAAATAACTTACTTCCTGTCATTGAGGAGGTCAAACAATTTTCCTCCATATATTTCAAAGAAACTGACAAACAACTGAAACCCTTGGTTTCTGTATTCATGGTGCATCAATCTGAAAATATCTTGGGATGCTTTGAGGGGCAGTGGCTTCATGGTATAAGTTTTTCCACTTCCTAAAACAACAAACAAGGACATTAAGTACTTCAAAATAGTCTTACAGAAATGAAGTAAACCTATCTGTAAGTTGCAAGACCAAAATGTGCATCATCGTATACTCTTTCAATCATGATGAATTACAAACCATGAAAAATGGATTAGATTGGTAATGGTTTGAATCTTTGCCTGAATTACTTGAAATCTAAACATTTATGATATATAAACAAAAGTTTTCAAGACATATAAAGAGTACCAGCAAGTTCTTTTAATTATGTTGGggatttttctgtttttttatacCAATGTTTTTTCCTTGGAGGAGGGCTGGGGATGGTTAAGGCGAACTATAACcagatttttcttttttttgtgaTACATGTTTTTTATTGTGGGGGGTTGAGGGGAAAGGGAGGGTATAAGAGTGAAAGCTATAACCCCACTTATAATTTcaatgagaataaaatatctcaAACTTCTAGATCATATTGTATTACATACTATAGGTTTAAAATGGATTTAAGCTTGTTTGAAGGTTCTATGACCACTAccttattttttgtaaaattgaaCTGACAGGTGCTACCTTAGCGGCTTTAAGCTTGTTTAAACTTTTTGTTTTCAATAAACAATCACATATCTCAAGTAGAAAGCATAAAGTAGTAAAAGCTCAGTCACTACCTGTTTGTCCATATGCAAAGCAAGTAGCTTTAGTTCGTTGGAAAATAATTGGGACTATGGGCTGTACAGTTTCTGCATAGACCTGCACAAAGAAAACGTGATACAAGTCAGTCAAGGGGAAATTTGCAGTTAAGGAGTTAAAGTAATGTTTTATACTAACTTCTTCATTTGAAACATCCTCACTGAGCACAGCATCGAAAACAAATTCATGTTTCTCCACATACTCAGTTAAATCAACCTGCAATATTCAGTCGGTTAGTATCCAGAAGccataaaaaaattgatagtaTTATGACAATGGATAGTGTGGCTGAAATACAATAGCACAAACAACAGTAGGATTATATGACATAACTTTCGAATTGAAAATTTTCTAGTAGATTAAACATAAGACTATTTGTAACTAAATCTGTAAGACATCAATGTAGCACCGAATATGGTGGTAATACTAATACTAAGttacctttatttttataacatttcaaatattacaaaatattttatatttaacccaaataagcaaaaataatccactttttcatgAAACAAGAAGGAAGAAAGTTAaatctcacaaaaaaaaatgctCCAAAATTATTGATGAGAACACACCCTAAGCGGCAAGGATcttgcataaaaaaaaaaatcaggttCCATTCCCACTAATAACACTCTGATTTAAAGGGGATCATGACTGTGAGGTCATGCTAGCCACCTCGGGACCAAACACGGGTCACAAACAAAAAATTTGTTGATGAGATGACAAGGATAATCCTAACAGATTTTGCCTTTTGACCATACATATTCAAGAAATTGCCTATTAACCAAACATATGACATTAAAAGATTCTTTATCAAACAATCACAAATTTTGCACTCACCTTGAGTTTACTTTCATGCACAGCGAGTCTATTACTGTTTGATTGTATGGTTACAATGTCTTCCTCCTTCCTTGAATTTTCCTTTCTGTTCAATGGTCTTTTACGAACCTAAATTTGGCAATCCAATCAATTATAGCACCAATGGAGGTCATATCCATCAAACATGACATTTTGTAAAATACACAGAAGATCATAGATGAAAATATACAAACAGCAAAGAAACATACCACAACTTTGATCTTAGCAACATTGGTGGGCTTCTCTTTATCATTTGAGAAGTTGTTGACAACATTAGtttcatttgaaattttgtcAACTGGGAAATATGGATCAAAATCTTCAAAATTTGCACGATGGACAGACTGGTAATGTAAAGATTCATTATACTGTTTGGGAATCTGCACATGTCAAAAGCAATTGTTACTGTAAAATAACACTTCCAGTATCAAGATGATTACATTAAATGAGAAGAAATGTATCAAAGATCAATCAATTCTCCGGAACCTTGAGCTATTGATTTTCAGGCCATTATGGATTTTCAAGGATAATCTTCATATATTATGCTTGGTATAAGGGAAAATGCAATTTGTATGACTAATTGGAAATATAATGCTTTGTCGTCTCATGGTAAAACAAACAATAAAGGGGTATGTGtttcagattagtttgaggATCTTCAAAACAATCCTGAGTACCTGTTTGATTAACTACATTAGACCTTAAATAAAAGGAAGATGCCTATAAAGAAACTAGTGTGCATACATCGGTTAATAGCTCTGTATCAAAGGATTGCAGGTCGAGCAATCCAGGGCTGAAATCTCCATGAGGACCACCATCATCTTCACCATTCTTCCTCATGTTAGATCTTGAACTAAAAGGTGGAATGGAAGGATCggcaaaaaaatcattttctccTCCATAGTCATTTCCCTGATAGTTCCTCGCATATCTTGAATAAGGCCCTGCACCGTTATTACCGTACAACCCTATATCCTGCATTGAGAGATGAGATTAGcatttatatgtattattatagaAATAGAGAGAGTAAAGGTGAACCTGCAAAGGAGGGATCGAAGGGTTAGAAGGCTGAATATGGTGGAGGCCAGCCGATTGAAGCCATTTGTTGTTGAAAGATGAATCTACATAGCCGTCGGAGGAGTGCTGGCGCTGATGAGTGTGGCCGGTCGAACCGGATTTCTGAAGCTTCCTTCCGACGACATTCATCTTTCGTATCTTAATCGGAACACCGGAGATCCAACCCTGTCCGCTCGCTCACCGAATCCTAAGAAACAGTCAACTGACCTATTTAGTGTTGTACTGTAGTCTGTAGGCCCATCAACTGCCGGCTGAAGAATTAAGAAATCAACGGAAAGAAGATCAAGATGGAGCAACGGATAGAAGTAGAGAGATGaggcttcttcttcttcttctttcttcttgttTGGTGGAGCGTTTTTGAATGGGATTTTTGAAACTTTTTGAAAGAGAAGCCGGGCGATATTCTGGAGGGACGCCTGtcactctctctttctctctctagggtttttttgatttgatatattttatctGAATTTTGTAGTGTCAATTTTAtctgttataattattatttattccaAAATACTccaattcaaatttataatattttgtttagtatATTCAAATCATGTTAAGATCATTATTcacatcaatattttttttcttcttttatttagtatttttatattattataattttttggtcAAAACAAAAGAGttcaattagaaaaatattcaaTACTATGTACatgatttaaaagaaaacaaatttaattaaaatagaaataaatgatttttacaATTACTAGAACCGTTTGAAAACCAGATAGTGTTTTTAAGAATCAATTACATTTGAATTGTTGACCTTCATTTTGAATCCTCTGACCATATCATTCTTTTAACAACAAATTTGGTGAGTAATCTTGAATAAGCAAAATAAATATCACActtatgatatttaaaatatttaatcaaaatagtATAGTGATAAGAGTCGCTTTAAGAGAGAAAACGAGTTCGATTTCATCTATAAGTACTTTGAGTTTAAGCAGGGGTCATTACTGTCGGGTGTTATGctagttttcttttaatttcaaaaaaaaatgataatctttaaaataattgaattttaaacaaCAAATTATGTTCTTTgtcataaaaaaatactaaattgtATCATGAATTTAATGTAACTCATACCATTAACATTCAAACAAAACCCTctattacaatattatattattaatttgtgtgATATTTCGATAATAGAACTTTGAACTGACGCTGCATTGTCGTTCTTGATTttgttcttattcttattcataGAATTCACCCGATTGAATTAAAATAGCGATCTTTGCCAATTTGTAGACTAATCAAATTTTCTGACATGTTTCCATTAGTGATGATTATATTGCCATGATCATTTTAAGACCaccaaatattttgattatagaTGCCTAGTTTAAAACAAAGTATATGGAAAAGCCTTACCAAggataattaaagataaaatcgGATGCCTCCACGACGTTATTATTACGACGACAtgatagatattttttaaaaaatcgatGGAGACAATCGGTAAACTAATTGATCTTTTTGAGTATCTCTGAACTCGTTAACATTAAACTTTAGTTAGgtttaataaacattttttacttATGTTTGTATTACTGCTcccaaattattaattttgttgtaTTTTGAGTATCTTTGTTGACCATGtgaataatcatattttttatttttttgtcatcaTCATTAAAATACCCTCGTTTACCTTGtatctcattaattaaaaaaaagatgaagttagataaaattagacaaTAAATAAGTGAactaaatattagaaaataatattcaatCACACACTCAAACGAAAAAGAGAGATTTAGAAAAACAGCCTATTATGATCAAGatacataatattaaataatacaattacAATTTACAACTGTTTTTAGAACAAAGTAGCAATGGGCTAAttgggttttcttgtgtttAAGAAAACCCAATAACAAATGGAATCATTATTATGtaaactaaataatttgttaCAACTGTAATCACTTTGgaatattgtaaaataaaaatgagaagagttttatttttatctggtaagaaatatgttattaaattagatgatattttttaagtaaaaagtgaataaaaaatatgttttgattaaatttaaataatgcttatatttcataaaataattttgatcatGAAATCAAAAGCCACATTATGTtatctatataatattatacaagGTGAGCTATTGGTTTTCATCTTATAATCATACTCCAACTTTATTAATTACAACTCTATTAAAACAttgtgaaaagttaaaaaattgatCTTAGATTAAGAAGGTCTCATCAAACAcatcaatgaagaagaagtgaagCAGTAACTTTTATTCAcaaaccatttaaattttaaaaaaaggcAGTCATATTCCACAATAGATGAAGAAATTCAAAGCAGTAAATTTTCTTAGTTTAATCATAAAGATAAGATGAACGACGATTGATTAACAACCAATTAGATTTACTTACGGCTTCAACATATTTTGGTTCAACTCGAGCAACAGAAGCCGCGCCCTCTATTCCTCCTTTCTTGAGGTCTGTTATGTAGTCTCATCCCGGTTGGCCTTGCTGGTGCTGCTTTCGCTAGTTTTTTTGCTGCATCGGGTTTGGTTTTCCAATGGGTAAGCATCAAACTTTGCACAAAAGTAATAAGAACAAATACTGATGCTGCATTTTTTCAGTTCTCAGATTCTTGAACTTAAGGAAAAGGTTAACATATACATACCTATTTCATAGAAAAGCTCATTGACATTTTGAGCACTTTTTGCAGATGTTTCAAAGAAAATGAGGCCATTCTCTTTAGCATACTTCTCACCTACCTGGAACAGAAAGGATTTGTAAATTAACGCGAGAATAGATCAAATAGACTGTGCTAGAAATGAAAATGCAGTTATTTTTCTAAACAGAGAACAAACTACCAATATTGatcaagaaagaagaaaaacctCCAATTGAACTTGTCTTTTACTTTCTAAGTCAGCCTTATTTGCCACAAAAACAATAACCAGGTTTGGATTTGCTGCAAAAAATGCACAAAATATTTATCAGGAAAAGATAAACACCGAGGCTGATCTTCCcatctataaaatataaaacagaTTTTACTTTGTCTTTGTAGTTCTTGGACCCATTTTTTGCCTCGTTCAAACGAATCCTGTGATCAATAGcattataatcaaatatcaaaccTAGATAAACAAAACATTGTCCCCATATGAATATAACATACCATGCTTGTTATATCATAAACCACCACAGCTGAAGCTGCACCACGATAGTACATTGGCGCTAAGCTATAGTACCGTTCTTGTCCCGCTGTGTCCCAAATATCAAACTTTATAGTAGCTTCATTTAATGATAAGACCTGAGTAAAAAAAGCTGCTCCAATGGTTGATTCCTGcagaaaataaaactattatatatgaaTCATGCAAAATTATGATAAGAGAAAAACAAACTAGTCTTGAAAACAAAACCTGGTACTCATAAAATTGGCCTTTTACAAATCTTAGCACCAAGCTGGTTTTCCCAGTACCCATATCTCCAAGTAATACCTGGAGAAAACCATAAGAAATTCAAACTATGGATGAACATTTTCTGAATCATTTATACTAACATGCAAAGTTATGAGGTGAAGATCCTTCAGATCAAATCAAAATACACCAAATGTCCAAGAAATGAATTAGGCTAATAATTCACTATCTAATATCTATGTTCTGTATTCTGGATCCTCCATGAAAGGTAACATAAGCTAATTCAGAAGCAATATGTAGCTAGTTATTAAAGTAAGGCATGATTACAGCTACATAAATCATTTGAACCAATCATGAAATGTTTTGCAGTTTCCTTCATCTATGATTCTATTCGATCTGAGTTTGTTCACTTGTGTGCAATTTAAGATTCAATAAAGAACTAGATACTGGAAAACATAGACTCCATAGTATGAAGCTAAGACATTCAACAGGTTCAATTTGATTATGCAGAGAGATCTGCTTATGAATTGTAGCGATAATTTGAAAGTATAAAGTTGTATTAAAACAAACCTATGCATATTTCCGTGAACAAAAGGAAGACGTACCTACCAGCTTCGCCTGGATGTTCTTGTTGCCGGTTCTCGCCATTTCAGTTGAGTTGAGAGAGAAAGTGATATTGGatcagatgatgatgataaagaTATTCAATGAATTATTTTAGGTTTTGAAGATTAGAATGGAGTTCAGAAGGAGCGAAGGACCGTTAGGTTTTCTCTATTGACTGGTAAGTTGGCagccttctttctttcttctctccaataggataattgtttctgttttaaaaaataattaaataaatttattcaaaattacttataaattttaacattactttttaatttcttaaactattttctatctatttatttataaataaaagacaaacttatatttatttattttcatttttattcataattttcttgTTACTTTTTTAACTTCATTCCAACTCAAATTTATGGAACCGTAATTCTGAAGAGAGGTCTACGTTATTAAGTCTATCATTTTATCCCActatgaattttttgttttttagtgtattaaaatgattttatctcttaattttctattttttccaatttaattaactatttatttaaaaaaatcttaaataataatgtttatacactttgatttatcaataatttttcttttaaaatcgTCATTTTTTTCAAGGTCACCGtaattataatttctaaatgaatttgtacaaaGGTGATGCTAACGTtacaaaaaagaaaatacatttttaatggAAATGAATTCCAGTtcacttattttatattatgtttttagttttaaaaattttcattttttatattgaatgtcattcattattatattaagagATTGTTAATTTTCTTGACACGGGTCATGTAGAACTTGATTCCAATAAAAtctttgaaattttatttgaattattatgttcttaaattttatgtccaaccattaaaataactttatctttaatttaactatatttgATATGTAACTGAAAAATATGTATATGTGTGTCAATAAGCTATTTGTGAAATAAAGTGTGATATCAGTCAAACACacttatcttattttaaaagcACTTAAAAGTATCTATATCACAATTCACAATTgtcttttttctaaaaaatatatttaggtacgaagaagataaaaaaaataaaaggataaACATCACTTTacaaatagtttattattattattattattattttgtctgTAACAAGATATTCTATAAAAAGTCATATTGTATTAAAGCTTTAGAAAATGTGATAATCTATATTAAGGATGAATTAACCAATAAGAATATGTATTAAAGTATATTATACGATAAAGTCACTTGATGGTTACGTGTTATACTGtgtttttaactattttatcataaattttgtTAGAATATTTGGATGACGCGTCTATTGATTAAtggtttattaaattattaccagCTAAAGCTTGTTTAGTATTGGattaaatgaaatgattaataataacattaatttgaatttaaaaaatagaattgccctcataaaaaatttataggaataaaaagataaaagtgATTtgagtaatttaattattttttctcttttttctacATCACACATTTGCAAGAAATATTGATTTCTTTATGATcgtatattgttattttattttttttaatagaatattataaattaaggtattttgatttttga is drawn from Impatiens glandulifera chromosome 3, dImpGla2.1, whole genome shotgun sequence and contains these coding sequences:
- the LOC124931824 gene encoding kinesin-like protein KIN-13B — encoded protein: MNVVGRKLQKSGSTGHTHQRQHSSDGYVDSSFNNKWLQSAGLHHIQPSNPSIPPLQDIGLYGNNGAGPYSRYARNYQGNDYGGENDFFADPSIPPFSSRSNMRKNGEDDGGPHGDFSPGLLDLQSFDTELLTDIPKQYNESLHYQSVHRANFEDFDPYFPVDKISNETNVVNNFSNDKEKPTNVAKIKVVVRKRPLNRKENSRKEEDIVTIQSNSNRLAVHESKLKVDLTEYVEKHEFVFDAVLSEDVSNEEVYAETVQPIVPIIFQRTKATCFAYGQTGSGKTYTMKPLPLKASQDIFRLMHHEYRNQGFQLFVSFFEIYGGKLFDLLNDRKKLCMREDGKQQVCIVGLQEFRVSDVEVIKELIERGNSTRSTGTTGANEESSRSHAILQLAIKKLVDGNDAKKPPRNIGKLSFIDLAGSERGADTTDNDKQTRMEGAEINKSLLALKECIRALDNDQGHIPFRGSKLTEVLRDSFVGNSRTVMISCISPNAGSCEHTLNTLRYADRVKSLSKGNNSKKDQLSSSLNVRSSVTFPLSSSAAASLPVFDDNLTAAPYESTRFGWSKQIEKEPSPSLNIIERVPSGRAHSNNSSYANSYKDRRSDQVETTEDEFYYSEAMYENVIPPFMTGKSELLKVDDDLDALLKEEEELVSAHRKHIEETMDIVKEEMNLLVEVEQPGNQLDDYVSQLDEILSQKAAVILQLQTRLSQFQRRLKEYNVLMSSSGQ
- the LOC124931485 gene encoding ras-related protein RHN1-like isoform X1, with the protein product MARTGNKNIQAKLVLLGDMGTGKTSLVLRFVKGQFYEYQESTIGAAFFTQVLSLNEATIKFDIWDTAGQERYYSLAPMYYRGAASAVVVYDITSMDSFERGKKWVQELQRQTNPNLVIVFVANKADLESKRQVQLEVGEKYAKENGLIFFETSAKSAQNVNELFYEIAKKLAKAAPARPTGMRLHNRPQERRNRGRGFCCSS
- the LOC124931485 gene encoding ras-related protein Rab5-like isoform X2 codes for the protein MGTGKTSLVLRFVKGQFYEYQESTIGAAFFTQVLSLNEATIKFDIWDTAGQERYYSLAPMYYRGAASAVVVYDITSMDSFERGKKWVQELQRQTNPNLVIVFVANKADLESKRQVQLEVGEKYAKENGLIFFETSAKSAQNVNELFYEIAKKLAKAAPARPTGMRLHNRPQERRNRGRGFCCSS